The DNA sequence aaaaaatatttttcacgtttaaaatttttaaaaaatttaatcgatatagttaaaaaattaagttattctgagaaaaattaaataaattgtcttattaaaaagtattttatataaaaaatattttttaaatagaatacGTCTATATATACATAGAATAGGGTATTgaggaaatttttttaaaaatgcttTAAATGATTATTTTTCAAACATTGACGcattaaaaatactttatacTAGTTTtgtaaatttcttttaataataagaAGTATATACTTCATTACTCCAAGTATACACTTGGTTGAAACTAGCTTGAGACCTTTAAGTCcgaatcaaaattttcatttgaCCATCGAATTGGCACAACCTGCAACATTCATCCTTTGCCCAAAAAACGTGAATGTAATTTTGGTGTGAGTTCggaaaataatttctatttattataaaaaaatatccaacaatgtaatttattttttattgttttaaattttaaaaaataaatagattaataaatttatatataatagtattaatgagattattttttttttgaaataggggttgggagagttgaaccttagacctttcaaggctacatgatacactttccaccaggctaagtctTGGAGTGCAGTATTAATGAGATTATTAAATtgcacaaaatatttttttaaataattgattttttattaactaatttttttaaatatttcaaaatattaaaaaatatttatagtttttttaaaaaatattatatgtaaAACAAACAGTGTGTTAATatcaaagctttttttttttttttctaatgagCGTGAAGGACATTGCAAGTccataattaaaattcaaatcacGTATTAACTGTATGAACTGttatttgagttttaaaattatatattaatgacttcaaaaaaaaattatatattaatataagaaATATCATAAAgatgtatattttaattattataagatatacgtttacattttttttttcaaaataaaaagaaataaatatgttatataatataaataggcttataattaataaatcataaAAGTGATTTCacgttttttataattaaaatgaaacGCAATGCTATGTCGTATTCAGAACAGTACCTAATATCATCGTCatcattattaaatattaataatttaagtttcagtttattttttttttcaattaaaaatattaaaattaaattaaatttatttattttttatttaaatttgatatgattttttagttgagtttgagatcctacaaaaatattttatttatgcaaaaataaattcaacaaTAATCAAcggattaataaaagaaaataattataaaaggcAATTTGACAAATTAATATTGAGTACAAAATCGTTTTAATGAAGCTAAGGTGCCGCAAATAAAATGAGTTTGCCGGCTGAGGGGTTAGACTGATTCAAATGTTCAATCACACAGGCCATAGCACACTGGTTTTGCCATTAAGTCAACGGACCAGATTTCCTCTCTctgtcttttgtttttttttttttcaactattCTGTTAAATTTTGATTATGGAATAGTATTTGGTCAGCCACAGTAccttaaataaaatttctcaaatAATTGTCTTGTTTGATTttcaatcaatttaaaaaaaaaaaacctaagaGGCTAAGGGTGTGTGATAAACCCTAACAAGCTAAGGTGATAAGCTGAGGGGTAATATGGTAAATTCCAATGAAACCAGACTAAGGGTGTGTGATAAGCCCTAACAGGCAGCAGCTTGTAACTTTGTATAGGCCTATTGGATTACCTGTCTCCTCAAATTTAAACATTAGTTTTTAAAACTACGAACTCCAATAATACTTCCTGTTCcgagtattttataattttatttatttttatataaaaattaattaaatttatattgaatGTGCctctatttataatataatttaaaagaataataaaactcATCATTAAGGGGTTAAAatatttcagttttattttgaaaaactaataaattgaaatttatagaaaaattaatcaatttttttttgtattgaaAAATGAACTGATCCATAATTGAGGCATAAACTGTGGAGAATTCAAGGTAGATTAGGAGCATGACAGCTGTGATAATGATGCTGACCATAATTCTTTAATGGCACCTATAGCaggtttttcttttatatatataataattgaaaatgattttaattaattaagactAATTACAATATCATTTTAAActtgtgttttaagaaattaataccgaactttaaaaaaaaaaagataaaacaaAAGGAAATTAGGTAGCAATTTGATTCTAagcattattattttctttattcgCTCAATATAGTTATTTTACCTCAATATATTTCTTTATTCGCTAAATAAATATCttattataaaaatcttattaTTAGTGAGGAGTTAATGTCATGAATTGGGTGATATGCAGGATAAAGGAAAAATTGTAAGTGAGTTGGGGAAGAGGGAGTGCGACACTCACATGGACATGGGTAGCAGTTGGGAGAATAAAGAGTGGTTGGTTAAGAGGGAAACATGGATTATCAATGTGGTTGGATTGTTTTGGTAAAATTGAAGTGATTTTGATTTGGATTCagctaacaaaatattaattaaaaaaaaaaaagattgcaACACTTAACTCAATGGGACCCATCATTTTGGCCACCAAACCAAATTAAAGCTAATGTAGGAAAAGTGTATTCCCATCTTACCTTTTCTTGGAAGATTTTCTATATGGCAATTCCAATATGCTTATAGATCAAGTTATTCTCATCACATTTGGGACTTTTTCTAAAGCTCCCAATTGCATCTTCACTAGGGTAAACTCACTTTTCATTAAATATGACCAAAACTGTATTCCTTTAATacgataaataattattaatgtaatcgtaatattttataataaaataaattgcaaatcataaaaaaaattacagaatcTGTTTTACGTATGTTATTTTATCAAGATTACTATTTTATCTCGTAATTTGAGTTTATATGTTATGAGTAATCTAACATAGCTTAACACGTTATAATTTGTTGAAAAGAAAAAACGCTTAGGATgttctaatttaaaaaaaaaaaaaagaaaaaatatttacttgGAATTAATGAAGTGGGAGATGTGTGTTTCCAATTTGAATAACAAAGAAATGATGAATGGATGGGCACGTTAGCAATTTCTCGAGTGCTTGATATTCTTGAAAGATATGAAAGCCTGTATGGCCTAAAGCTGTGGGCCCaaacttattaaatttagtCACATAGGTAGCCTATCAAATGGACCCCACCCCCTCCCCCAATTAAACATAATAGATGGCATGGGGTCAAAATTCGTCCATCTAACTCACCAATGAacaataaattcaatttttattttaaaaaattataatttaatttttattgaaaaattaattaattcattttaaaaaatatattaaaaaatattaatttatttaattaataactttaaaattattttcttaataaattaatttttaaataaaattaaaaattaaaaattaaaaaaataaaatctaaaatttcttaaatttattgatacgTGCTTACTattatatattcatatatatattaatatatatatatttttaattattaaaatatttatatatatatatatattaagtgatctcactaattaaattaacataaaacaataataatttcattaaatttatttataaaattacgtTATGAAAGAGAAGTATAATCGTAAGTTAAAAAAACagtcaaaagaggaatcacttGGAGTTtacttgaaattttaataaatattgaatattttaaataaataataaaaaaaagcaagtggatttatttttttaaaggaatattaagaaaattaataattgatttAGTCAACTATATTACCTTCATTTTTGTGGTTAGAAAAAGTCAACAAGATTTGGTTCAACACATCTGGAAGATTGGAAGTCCGTCCCCTGATTCCATCAAAGGCCAGCGTCCCCGATTTATGAATGTGATCCTTTTTGGGCgcgtaattatttttattttaattaaatttaaaacatggCTTAACaatgttattaattttataaatattatgacttttatttgattttgacACTAATTCCAATTTAGAATTAGTTATAGATATgactaatattattattaatatcaaCTAAGTATATATACGATTTTTGTGTCTAAAaacagataaaaaaaattatatccagaaatatatatatatatatatatataaacaatttataaaatatatataaacaatttataaaatattattatcttttattcatttatttctcattataaatttatttataatatattaaatcactttattatttttaaatataagttagttattatattatatatatttatatataattatttattattaaaaaatttattatttaatttttaaatattgtcaTTATGAATAAGtaagtctttatatttttataaatttattaaaatatttttatattttatttccgtTAACGAAATAATATTTCCATTatcttttctattaaaaataaataaagggtgagagaaaaaattttaaggtttaattttactctcaaataaaattttctatttaattattaaatattactattattaacaaatcagttcttatattttcaaaaatctattaaaacgtatttatatttttctcatatagattaaaatattattatcgtttatttttgtcaacgaaatagtctctcATCCCccttaaaaagaaataataatgatgaaggagaaaaaaaaaataaaaagaaaaaagaaaaagaagataatgataaaaaaataagagaagaatcaccttcttttcctctttaaaaaagaagaataaaaaaaaataaaaaaaaagaagaagcaaaaaagaagaagaagactagAAGGAAGAATCGatcaagaagaagaataagaagaatgaggaggaggaaaaaaaaagggtaatttgatattttaactttatttttaacgATAAAAATAGACGAAATGATTATTTTGTTGGCTGAGATGaaagataagaatattttaacatatttctgaaaatgtaagaattgacttgttaataatggtaatatctaaggattaaattataaattttttaatattatatactctataattaaatattataaaatcaaTAAGTAAATAAAgtacatattaaattatatgtttatgataatatttttatgtttttggaaatagaaatttgtatataatataatatacagTAATAAccaattttaaaacttaaataataattttaagtatgactgattttttaatgaaaaaattgtCCAAAAATGGAAAATAGAACCATATTTGAATCGAAGAGTCTTGAATCCTATTAAatcaaaatgaaataataaagaATTAGGACCTGTAGTGGATTGGTTATACGCCTTTTCCATTGAATTAGGACCAGAATTAGCAGTTCTAATTCGTAGTTCACAATAAAAAATCATCCAAttccaaaaaatatatatagttaattattgattaatttaatttattttttattatagaaactaaataaataatatattataaattaaaattttaaaaatgaatatataaagtgtaaaactttttaaattatactcTAATCGAagcaaaaccgaatcaaattaaaattaattattttaattcataacTATTTCAAATCGTATCAATTTTAAACTGAAATTCTTTTTGAAATAGAACAGCTTCGAATCAAACCAATTTGAATTCTGAAGTCAGATGAAGCGCAGCTCCGGCCCGTGGCTAGTTCCACTTCATTAAGTTACATCCCTGAAAGTGAAGTAGCTTCTTTAACTTCGAGAAAATACCAGTACAAAAGTCGAATATATCAATTTCATGAGAATTTGAAATTCATTAGTTAACTTGATCCCAACCAACCAAACAAAGGCataagtttaataaaaaaatatgtctTTACCTTCACTCCTCTTGGAAAGCTAGAATCATCGTTACATACAGGGAAAACTAAGATTTACAAATTCAGAAACGCAAACCAAGCCTAACGTGAAGAAAGTCTCCAACTCAGGCCGGCTGATGAGGCATTGAGTTTTCTCTTAGGATTGGGACTGCTTGTCTTCTTCATGTCCCTGGGTTGATTCAGCTTGGAGTTGCTTTGTGTATAGACGATGACGCCTTTCTCTCCCATATATAACCCAGAAGATAATTGAGAGCATAACTGCAGTAGAGACCATCACCAGTCCAACGTAGATCCATCTGCTGTATCTCTGCAGTTTAGGACAGTGATTCCTATATATTTCGCTGAATGTTTCCCTTACAAATGTGCAGTCTTCTAAATCAATCAAGAAAGGTCCATAATTCTCCAGTCCATTGCATAAATTCACTGCAGCATTCATTTGATCATATATGGTGGGGGTCAAACGTCCTGTTGTGATGCATATACCAGTTGATGAAACTTGACAGACATAGCTCTGCCATGCCTGTAGAAGATGAACCAACAATGTTAAACATCTCTTCCATTGGAGGTAAGAGCTCGGCTCAAACTCAATACTATTGAAATGGGCTCAAAAGATTACCTGTGTTGCATTGTTCAGGTTTACTTCACCAGGGCTGCAAGGTCGATCTGTGAAGTCATGGTAAAATGGGTTGCAGAGGATTGGCACCAATGGACCAGATTGATTAAAGTACATTGATGGAAAGTTGGGGGAGAAATTAATATTAGAGACATTGGTGATAACTGAATTAATCAAATCAACGTATTGGAGAGTGATTTCTTTGCTTCGTAGTAAGGTATCTTGGGCAGTTGCACTATCCACACAGGGCAGTATGTCATCTAATGCTGTATGAGCAGTGGGATTTTGTACCCAATGATTCATTGCAACACAAGTGTCGCCGGCCACACTGGGACGGAGAACAGAAGAAAGAACAATTTAGAGAAGTTcagtaataaaattataaacaataacAAAATAGACAAACTAAGTTAAACTAGCATTATTTACTAAACACAGAGGAGAAGGGCAGAAGAAGAAAATGGCGAAAATAATCATAGTATATCAAGGGGAGATCCTCTTAAAAGATGAATCAATGCAATACGACAATTTCCAACTTCAAACTTTCCTTTTTCTCATAATTCGTAATGGCTACTATTTACAGAATCATGACGTTAGCCTAAGTAACATTCCATTTGTTTATAAGGAAATTGCAGCCTTGAGTATCTGACATCAACAGGAACAGGAAACTGGCCAATAAAGCAATTGCTTTAATTTGGTGGAGGTGACTGTAAACAAAGAGATGAATTCAACTattcaagtattttaaattatctcatgtagaataaaaatatttgccATTGTTGTTAAAATTATgttcttaaatatattagtaGAGGGTATGAAATATTAATATGCATGTTTTACTGATAAGCACACAAAGTAACAAAACAAAGTTTTTAAACTGCAGTTTTTcgaagtaaaatcaattccacAAAGAACTTGGAAAGAGTTTTAGCTCAGTAGAATCACAAGACATTGACATTCTTAGGCAGTAGTCTTGCAAAAGAACAAGACATATAAATCTGGattattatgaataattatGCAGCAGAAGACTTACTTATGGAGAAGAAGGAATGTACCACATAATATAAATGTTCCAGCAACAAGTATCCATCCAACAATGACTAAGCTGTAATAATTTATCGGAAAAACAATGcatttagaagaaaaaaaaaaagaataaataataacaatCAAATGCAGAAAAATGAGAATTGTAAACTAGAGATCACAAAGATTGAAGTCTGAAAATCACTTATCTAACTTACATGTAAACTAGCAGTTGGATGCCGAAAATTGAAAATACTGAAgaacaaaaattcaaacattAATAAACGAGTGCTACACACAAACGAAAGTTCATCAAGCAAATCGAAAGGGGCTTACAGAATCCAAGAAATGTCAAGAGAAGCATAATAGCAGCAACGACAATGAGTGCCAGTCTCCTGCATGAATACTAACACGTTCATCTTATGACTGAAGTATCTTTGCAAAGCATTTAACTACTGAAGCACATGGACTAAGTCTTAGTATCCCAAACTTACACAGAATCCAAGAGATCACGTATGTCACCCGAATTCTCCACTGTTCGATCAGAAAGGATGCTAGTGGAAGAATTAATTCTGATTTCAATCTGATCGATATCAGTTTGGACATTGGAAGGTAAAAACACTTTATCAACTGCAGTTAGCTTGGCTGAAGCAAGAAAGTTTGACACATCCTTTAGTTTCTGAACGGTAGTATCTGCCTGATTCATCACATACTCCAAAGTTTCAGTTGTACTTCTGTGAAAACTTCCTTGGCCAGTATATAAAATCACACATCCAATGCTGTAACAACAGAATTAGACATTAGTATTCCTTTGTGGACATGAAAGTGTTCGtggaggagagagagagagagagagagagagagactatTTACATAGCACCAAGGCTGAAGAGAATGAGGAAAATAAGAGAGAGAGCATAAGCTATTCGAGAGTAGCCATAAGACTTCTTTCCACAGCAGAAATAACAGATGCAGAGAAGAAGTAAGCACAGCCCAAAGCCCAGGAACCAGACTGAGGCTATGGCAAACAGTGGAATTGCAGTAAATCCTACAGACTGCATTCAAACAGAATTCAGGAGTTACCAAGAAAATTCATGAAGATTTATCATTCATTTTTCTGTAAATAACTAGTCAGTTTATGATGATTATATTCGGATTAACTTGCATCGTATAACCAAAAAAGATGACCTCTTTCTTCTTCTAGCCATTACTGGGCAGCACATAATAACAAACATTTGGATAGTGATAAAAGACGTCTTAATCTGAAATTCATAACTAACATGTACTTAACTATGATGTAAGGCCTAAACTAATCTGAACTTTTGGAAAAAAACAAATTTACTATTTCCATGAACGAGCGAGCGAGCGAGAGAGATGATCTTTGAGCTTAACCACTTTAACTAAGTCTACTAACTAATGCGACCTTCACTTCCTAATTTCTAAAGCATCATCATAACCACATTATTGATCAACTTGCTTTCCATCTATGTGTGAGATCCTAAATGCTGAGTGGAAATTTAAGGCAGAAACACTATACATTTATCATAATCTATTACAAAATGTAGTACCCAAAAGAGAAAAAGTATAGTTTTTTTATGGGATTGATGAACTTACAGCCCAGTAATGGCGACTACTGATATTCCATCCTCCAGTGTACCTTTTGAACCCA is a window from the Manihot esculenta cultivar AM560-2 chromosome 16, M.esculenta_v8, whole genome shotgun sequence genome containing:
- the LOC110602897 gene encoding uncharacterized protein LOC110602897 isoform X1 — its product is MESLTESQENSRKLWETGKLHWFDFQYEEKRSIQQWFVSSGSALFFSGAYPVVFHFAADFHFSRPHGLRCRENEAKYELQFSWGTRRSFVEAPLSEPVESSTLVLAPRRTYRKDPLDGFKRYTGGWNISSRHYWASVGFTAIPLFAIASVWFLGFGLCLLLLCICYFCCGKKSYGYSRIAYALSLIFLILFSLGAIIGCVILYTGQGSFHRSTTETLEYVMNQADTTVQKLKDVSNFLASAKLTAVDKVFLPSNVQTDIDQIEIRINSSTSILSDRTVENSGDIRDLLDSVRLALIVVAAIMLLLTFLGFLFSIFGIQLLVYILVIVGWILVAGTFILCGTFLLLHNVAGDTCVAMNHWVQNPTAHTALDDILPCVDSATAQDTLLRSKEITLQYVDLINSVITNVSNINFSPNFPSMYFNQSGPLVPILCNPFYHDFTDRPCSPGEVNLNNATQAWQSYVCQVSSTGICITTGRLTPTIYDQMNAAVNLCNGLENYGPFLIDLEDCTFVRETFSEIYRNHCPKLQRYSRWIYVGLVMVSTAVMLSIIFWVIYGRERRHRLYTKQLQAESTQGHEEDKQSQS
- the LOC110602897 gene encoding uncharacterized protein LOC110602897 isoform X2 → MMLCYRLLSLPLLLTFLFFSSSTFLPFSHGATHFYSFHALPPAGRENEAKYELQFSWGTRRSFVEAPLSEPVESSTLVLAPRRTYRKDPLDGFKRYTGGWNISSRHYWASVGFTAIPLFAIASVWFLGFGLCLLLLCICYFCCGKKSYGYSRIAYALSLIFLILFSLGAIIGCVILYTGQGSFHRSTTETLEYVMNQADTTVQKLKDVSNFLASAKLTAVDKVFLPSNVQTDIDQIEIRINSSTSILSDRTVENSGDIRDLLDSVRLALIVVAAIMLLLTFLGFLFSIFGIQLLVYILVIVGWILVAGTFILCGTFLLLHNVAGDTCVAMNHWVQNPTAHTALDDILPCVDSATAQDTLLRSKEITLQYVDLINSVITNVSNINFSPNFPSMYFNQSGPLVPILCNPFYHDFTDRPCSPGEVNLNNATQAWQSYVCQVSSTGICITTGRLTPTIYDQMNAAVNLCNGLENYGPFLIDLEDCTFVRETFSEIYRNHCPKLQRYSRWIYVGLVMVSTAVMLSIIFWVIYGRERRHRLYTKQLQAESTQGHEEDKQSQS